The proteins below come from a single Haliaeetus albicilla chromosome 22, bHalAlb1.1, whole genome shotgun sequence genomic window:
- the SREBF1 gene encoding sterol regulatory element-binding protein 1, whose product MSALAFDDGALEGLSPSLGLSGASDIDTALLSDIDDMLQLINTPDNDFSGLFDLPFGAPDSTVTPGLSPAQGTLGTYLGPSKPPPAAPTGSVYPGPPGMAAFAPQPPTPLLPAPAPGVKEEPAAVPSSQPQSGVLLAPSFVPASSGQFSPQPLVGYQNQHSFSAVQPGGAGQALPSPLPAPQPGQPVAMPGPVQSVAPQQLLAPTAPATQPVSPQIQPVPVLLQPHFIKADSLLLTAVKTDASSAKTSSIASLATSASGSATPLQVPALVSGGTILATVPLVVDTEKLPINRLAPSGKPPLVQSRGEKRTAHNAIEKRYRSSINDKIVELKDLVVGTEAKLNKSAILRKAIEYIRFLQQSNQKLKQENLALKMAVQKNQSLKDLVASCSGGAKAETPMEVVKAEVMEMLTPPPSDVGSPSHSSPLSLSGGSSNSSSDSEPDSPLCDHGKVKQEHPPPSPSSQGMLDRSRMALCAFVFLCLSFNPLASLLRGSGAPAFVGSPGTAGPSRSIMAESGTMEEPWGWSQWLWPTLAFWALNAALVLGAVVRLFVCGEPVTRPHSEPSVLFWRHRRQADLDLDRGDFAQGAQHLRTALGALGRPLPASHGDLACSLLWSLLRHLLQRLWVGRWLAARAGGLRSDPPPPAHVQQSARDAAMAYHRLHQLHLAGKQAGGHLLAINLALSAVNLAECAGDAVSVAALAEIYVAAALRVKASLHRCFHFLARPFLCSARRVALSHGGAVPPAMQWLCHPLGHRFFVDGDWAVKGVPRETIYSSAGNPVDPLAQVTQLFREHLLEKALCCVAMPEPGRPAAQGEGRFSDALEYLQLLNGCSDASGAPGPAPSISSGLAAITGTDPVSKWWASIIGTVIHWLQGDEEGAERLYPLVETMPRALQSSEKPLPRAALHSFRAVRAMLSKQDGSQASLNHCEKASSCLRESLELGSPPKGTIDKAVQLLLCDLLLVTRTNLWQQQMNVSQQRSCLYQASALELRGFQQDLSSLRRLAQTLRPAMRRVFLHEATARLMARASPTRTHQLLDRSLRRRGVQGSKTAGEPESHPTPREHAEALLLACCYLPPSFLSGPGQRVGMLAEAARTLEKLGDKRTLHDCQQMIIKLGSGTTVTSG is encoded by the exons ATGAGCGCTCTCGCCTTCGACGACGGGGCCCTGGAGGGGCTGTCGCCGTCTCTCGGCCTCTCCGGGGCCAGCGATATCGACACGGCCCTGCTCAGCGATATCGACG ACATGCTCCAGCTGATCAACACGCCGGACAATGACTTCTCCGGGCTGTTTGACTTGCCGTTCGGTGCCCCCGACAGCACCGTGACCCCAGggctctccccagcccagggcacCCTCGGCACCTACCTGGGGCCCAGCAAGCCTCCCCCCGCCGCTCCCACCGGCAGCGTCTACCCGGGGCCCCCCGGGATGGCAGCCTTTGCTCCGCAGCCCCCGACCCCGCTCCTGCCAGCACCGGCTCCGGGTGTCAAGGAGGAGCCAGCGGCCGTGcccagcagccagccccagTCCGGCGTGTTGCTGGCCCCCAGTTTCGTCCCCGCATCCTCTGGCCAGTTCAGCCCCCAGCCCTTGGTGGGCTACCAGAACCAGCACAGCTTCTCCG CCGTGCAGCCCGGGGGTGCGGGTCAGGCCCTGCCGagccccctgcccgccccgcaGCCAGGCCAGCCCGTGGCAATGCCCGGCCCCGTGCAGAGCGTGgcaccccagcagctcctggccccCACCGCCCCCGCCACCCAGCCCGTTTCGCCCCAGATCCAGCCAGTGCCG GTCCTACTGCAGCCCCATTTCATCAAGGCTGACTCCCTGCTGCTGACGGCCGTCAAGACGGACGCCAGCAGTGCCAAGACCTCCAGTATCGCCTCCCTGGCCACCAGTGCCAGCGGCTCTGCCACCCCACTGCAGGTGCCG GCTCTGGTGAGTGGAGGGACCATCCTGGCCACGGTGCCGCTGGTGGTGGACACAGAGAAGCTGCCCATCAACCGGCTGGCACCCAGCGGGAAGCCGCCACTGGTGCAGAGCCGGGGGGAGAAGCGCACGGCTCACAATGCCATCGAAAAACGCTACCGCTCCTCCATCAACGACAAGATCGTTGAGCTCAAGGACTTGGTGGTGGGCACCGAGGCCAAG CTCAATAAATCGGCGATCCTGAGGAAGGCGATCGAGTACATCCGCTTCCTGCAGCAGAGCAACCAGAAGCTGAAGCAGGAGAACCTCGCGCTGAAGATGGCCGTGCAGAAGAACC AGTCCCTGAAGGACCTGGTGGCCTCCTGCAGTGGGGGGGCCAAGGCGGAGACCCCCATGGAGGTGGTGAAGGCGGAGGTGATGGAGATGCTGACGCCGCCACCCTCGGACGTGGGCTCGCCGTCCCACAGCAGCCCGCTCTCGCTCAGCGGGGgtagcagcaacagcagcagcgaCTCGGAGCCTGACAGCCCCCTCTGCGACCATGGCAAg GTGAAGCAGGAGCACCCGCCACCCTCGCCCAGCAGCCAGGGCATGCTGGACCGCTCCCGCATGGCCCTTTGCGCCTTCGTCTTCCTCTGTCTCTCCTTCAACCCCCTGGCCTCCCTCCTCCGGGGCTCCGGTGCCCCGGCCTTTGTGGGGAGCCCGGGCACCGCTGGCCCCAGCAGGAGCATCATGGCTGAGTCTGGCACCATGG AGGAGCCGTGGGGGTGGTCGCAGTGGCTGTGGCCCACCCTGGCCTTCTGGGCTCTGAACGCGGCGCTGGTGCTGGGGGCGGTGGTGCGGCTCTTCGTTTGCGGGGAGCCCGTCACCCGCCCCCACTCCGAGCCCTCCGTCCTCTTCTGGCGGCACCGCCGGCAGGCAGACCTCGACCTCGACCGG GGCGATTTCGCCCAGGGTGCCCAGCACCTGCGGACGGCTCTGGGGGCACTGGGCCGGCCCCTGCCCGCCTCCCACGGGGACCTGGCCTGCAGCCTGCTCTGGAGCCTCCTGCGGCACCTGCTCCAGCGGCTCTGGGTGGGCCGCTGGCTGGCCGCCCGGGCCGGGGGGCTTCGCTCCGACCCGCCACCCCCTGCCCACGTCCAACAGAGCGCCCGAGACGCCGCCATGGCCTACCACCGCCTGCACCAGCTCCACCTCGCCG GGAAGCAGGCCGGGGGGCACCTGCTGGCCATCAACCTGGCGCTGAGCGCCGTCAACTTGGCCGAATGCGCCGGCGACGCCGTCTCCGTGGCTGCCTTGGCCGAGATCTATGTGGCGGCCGCCCTGCGGGTCAAGGCCAGCCTGCACCGCTGCTTCCACTTCTTGGCT CGCCCCTTCCTCTGCAGCGCCCGGCGCGTGGCCCTGTCCCACGGCGGGGCCGTGCCCCCCGCCATGCAGTGGCTCTGCCACCCCTTGGGCCACCGCTTCTTCGTTGACGGGGACTGGGCCGTCAAGGGCGTCCCGAGGGAGACCATCTACAGCTCTGCCGGCAACCCTG TGGATCCGCTGGCACAGGTGACCCAGCTTTTCCGCGAACACCTCCTGGAGAAGGCACTGTGCTGCGTGGCCATGCCCGAACCCGGCCGCCCCGCTGCCCAGGGAGAGGG GCGCTTCTCCGATGCGCTCGAGTACCTCCAGCTGCTCAACGGCTGCTCTGACGCCAGCGGTGCGCCCGGTCCCGCACCCTCCATCAGCTCCGGCTTGGCGGCCATCACAG GCACCGACCCCGTGTCCAAGTGGTGGGCGTCCATCATTGGCACAGTTATTCACTGGCTGCAGGGAGATGAGGAGGGGGCCGAGCGCCTTTACCCGCTGGTGGAGACCATGCCCCGGGCGCTGCAGAGCTCTGA AAAGCCCTTGCCCCGCGCCGCCCTGCACTCCTTCCGAGCCGTCCGAGCCATGTTGAGCAAGCAAGATGGGAGCCAGGCCAGCCTGAACCACTGCGAGAaggccagcagctgcctgcgGGAGAGCCTGGAGCTCGGCAGCCCCCCCAAAGGCACCATCGATAAG GCggtccagctcctgctctgcgACCTTCTCCTCGTCACCCGCACCAACCTGTGGCAGCAGCAGATGAACGTCAGCCAGCAGCGCAGCTGCCTCTACCAAGCGTCCGCCCTCGAGCTCCGCGGTTTCCAGCAGGATCTCAGCAGCCTCCGGCGCCTGGCCCAGACCCTTCGCCCCGCCATGCGTCGG gTGTTTCTGCATGAAGCCACCGCCAGGCTCATGGCCCGGGCCAGCCCCACACGCACCCACCAGCTGCTGGACCGCAGCCTGCGGAGGAGAGGGGTGCAGGGCAGCAAAACAG CCGGCGAGCCGGAGAGTCACCCCACACCACGGGAGCACGCCgaggctctgctgctggcctgCTGTTACCTCCCACCCAGCTTTCTCTCGGGGCCGGGCCAACGCGTGGGGATGCTGGCCGAGGCCGCCCGCACTCTGGAGAAGCTGGGTGACAAACGGACGCTGCACGACTGCCAGCAGATGATCATCAAGCTGGGCAGCGGCACCACCGTCACATCGGGCTAG